The Carassius auratus strain Wakin chromosome 40, ASM336829v1, whole genome shotgun sequence genome has a segment encoding these proteins:
- the LOC113058774 gene encoding dipeptidyl peptidase 1-like: MRALALIVLLAFIVGSAADTPANCTYEDLLGTWIFNVYNVGQDRTINCSSTGRSVKTVTVDLQKLSVAVDDLGHTGFFTLIYNQGFEVVINDYKWFGFFKYSKQGSQVTSYCDQTLPGWVHDVLGNNWACFTGKKVKPIPPRIEHDHMFGAEHNLLMKLPYTNNMEFVNQINSVQKSWKATAYGLHETFTIQEMLRRSGGHASRVPRRVRPVTVSADSKMAAGLPEHWDWRDVNGVSYVSPVRNQARCGSCYSFSTMGMLEARIRIQTNNTQQTVFSPQQVVSCSQYSQGCDGGFPYLIGKYIQDFGIVEEDCFPYTGDDSPCKVPEKCTRYYASDYHYVGGFYGGCSEVAMMLELVRNGPIGVALEVYPDFMKYKEGIYHHTGLRDSNNPFELTNHAVLLVGYGKCHKTGEKYWIVKNSWGTGWGENGFFRIRRGTDECAIESIAVAATPIAKL, translated from the exons ATGCGCGCGCTCGCCCTCATTGTTTTGTTGGCGTTCATCGTCGGGTCCGCGGCCGACACTCCGGCCAACTGCACCTACGAGGACCTGCTGGGCACCTGGATCTTTAACGTATATAATGTGGGTCAAGACCGAACCATCAACTGCTCCAGCACAG GAAGGTCAGTGAAAACGGTGACTGTGGACCTGCAGAAGTTGTCTGTAGCTGTGGATGATCTCGGTCATACTGGCTTCTTCACTCTCATCTATAACCAGGGTTTTGAAGTGGTCATCAATGACTACAAGTGGTTCGGGTTTTTCAAG TATTCGAAGCAGGGTTCACAGGTCACCAGTTACTGCGATCAGACGCTGCCCGGTTGGGTTCATGATGTTTTGGGGAATAACTGGGCCTGTTTTACTGGGAAGAAGGTGAAGCCCATCCCACCTCGAATCGAACACGATCACATGTTTGGAGCTGAACACAATCT GCTCATGAAGCTGCCATACACAAACAACATGGAGTTTGTGAATCAGATAAACTCTGTTCAGAAGTCCTGGAAAGCAACAGCATACGGTCTCCATGAGACCTTCACCATACAGGAGATGCTGAGAAGATCAGGAGGACATGCTTCTCGTGTACCACG acgTGTCAGACCTGTGACTGTTTCTGCTGACAGTAAGATGGCAGCCGGTCTTCCAGAACACTGGGACTGGAGAGACGTGAACGGAGTCAGTTATGTTAGCCCTGTCCGCAACCAAG CTCGATGCGGCAGCTGTTACTCTTTCTCCACTATGGGAATGCTTGAAGCACGAATCCGAATCCAAACGAACAACACGCAGCAGACAGTGTTCAGTCCACAGCAAGTGGTGTCCTGCTCCCAGTATTCTCAAG GTTGTGATGGAGGTTTTCCATACCTGATTGGTAAATACATCCAGGACTTTGGTATTGTGGAGGAGGATTGTTTCCCGTACACCGGGGATGATTCTCCCTGCAAAGTACCTGAGAAATGCACAAGGTACTACGCCTCTGATTATCACTATGTGGGTGGGTTTTACGGCGGCTGCAGCGAGGTGGCCATGATGCTGGAGCTGGTCAGGAATGGCCCCATTGGCGTGGCCCTGGAGGTCTACCCAGATTTCATGAAATACAAGGAGGGCATCTACCATCACACTGGCCTCCGTGACTCCAACAATCCATTTGAGTTGACCAATCACGCGGTGTTGTTGGTGGGGTATGGGAAGTGCCATAAGACCGGCGAAAAGTACTGGATCGTGAAGAACAGCTGGGGAACCGGATGGGGTGAGAATGGGTTTTTCAGAATCCGTCGTGGAACGGATGAATGCGCCATTGAGAGCATTGCTGTAGCTGCTACACCAATCGCCAAACTGTAG
- the LOC113058778 gene encoding ras-related protein Rab-38-like: MQNHHLKEHLYKILVIGDLGVGKTSIIKRYVHQNFSANYRATIGVDFALKVLNLEQETVRLQLWDIAGQERFGNMTRVYYREAMGAFIVFDVTRPSTFEAVAKWKEDLDAKLSLSNGKHVAAVLLANKCDQGRDVLTNNGIKMEQFCQENGFVGWFETSAKENINIDEAAHCLVKHIIANENDLLQSEVVDTISPQQESSRGGTCSSCFRS, from the exons ATGCAGAACCATCACCTGAAGGAGCACTTGTATAAAATCCTGGTGATCGGGGATCTGGGTGTGGGGAAAACCAGCATCATCAAGCGCTACGTGCACCAGAACTTTTCAGCGAACTACCGCGCGACCATCGGCGTGGATTTCGCGCTCAAAGTTCTCAACCTTGAACAGGAGACCGTTAGACTGCAACTGTGGGACATCGCCG GCCAGGAGCGTTTTGGGAACATGACGCGGGTGTATTACCGAGAGGCCATGGGAGCCTTCATTGTTTTCGACGTCACACGGCCGTCAACATTCGAGGCCGTGGCCAAGTGGAAGGAGGATCTGGATGCCAAGTTGAGTTTATCCAACGGCAAACATGTGGCGGCCGTATTGCTTGCCAACAAGTGCGATCAGGGCAGAGACGTTCTCACCAACAATGGCATCAAGATGGAGCAGTTCTGCCAGGAGAACGGCTTCGTGGGATGGTTTGAAACCTCAGCCAAG gagAACATTAATATAGATGAGGCCGCACACTGTCTTGTGAAGCACATTATAGCTAATGAGAATGATCTGCTGCAGTCAGAGGTTGTAGACACCATCTCGCCGCAGCAGGAGTCCAGCCGAGGAGGAACCTGCTCGTCATGTTTCAGATCCTGA